The following DNA comes from Ricinus communis isolate WT05 ecotype wild-type chromosome 10, ASM1957865v1, whole genome shotgun sequence.
tatatacatatttaataaatgggaatgagaaattaaatgtaaaaagCTAAGAAAACACAAGAGGGAGTTAaggtattaaaaattatcGGGCAAGTGTGTTCTAATCTAGAGTTGACAAGTTTAGACTTTCAATTCTCTGAATTTAGGGTTTGTTCTCAAATGAGTGACTGCCGACGGCTTCTGGCACCGGCTGCTAATCCCATGTTGTTTTGTTTTGCTTTTtcaattgtaaatattttagttttatcaaTAACTGTTCAGTATATTATTGGTTtgattttgttcttttattgcATGTATTATCTTTAATGACCGATATATTTTGGGTACAACGGTGGCCGCTCTTCTTGCTCGTCGATGTCCTTTAAGATTTTATCATCTGATGAAAATTAGTGTGAGAAATAAAGAGTTGTTGGTGTTACTGATGAGGATCAATGATCAAGGAAACTTATGCACCCTCGGCTTTTGTTCTTTGATCTTCCTTTTCAGAGCCAGAAGTGTTATGACAGGTGGATGGATTTGTTTTACCATCCAAGTTTTTGTTATGCCTTTCTGATTTTTATGCTTATCAAaagaatttcattttattatatgaaaatgAACAGAGTTCTAGCCGTCCAGTTGGGTCCGGGTGCTTTTGTTAGGTCGAGTTGTTGAGTATTGGCTCCTTAATATGATGGTACAGAGGTTGAAGAATGAGGACCTTCTTGGAAACAAAAGATTACAGTAGGGACTATTTAGCTATTTTTCATACCTTGTAGGCCATAGGGCCGAATTTCCCATGGGCCGAATTTCATAGCTTATTTGGCCATTGTTCCTCGTATTTAAGTTGTCTTAGGCTCATTATTTGTACTCCAACCCTTTTTATACTGCTTCTGGGCTTTCATGCCTTTTAGTATCGGTAATATCCTTTCATCGTTAAAATAAGAGATAGCTAAaggtattaaaattaaattatcttatgaattaaagaatataataataatgccaATTAAGCTTGTTTagttcaataaatatatattaattttaaaaatatgcaACATATctgaataataaaaagagaacagaaaaaataattttaaaaagagttTTTAGCATTTCTAACGGATGAGAATATGCCGAGTATTTTGAACCAAATTTAATGAAAAGAATAAGTTCacataatgaaattaataaacattttGCTTATGCATAGCTACTCGTGAAATAAGGATTTTGATTACGATGGTTGCCTAATTTAGTTCCTAATCAATAAGGACACAGGGGAATCTAGACAGAGCGATGAAAACGCAACCTTCGTTCAATTCTCTTCATGTGCGTCTCAGTAAAAGATGTAACTCTGATGATCACCAATTTTACTAAGgaaaatatttacttaatttgGATGTATTTCCTCATCGttatattacattaatatataataattttaaataatataatatatatatatgtgtcaattatttaatattaatatatatatataataataataataatttttctactataaaaaaaaaaaagagaaaaaaaaaaaaaaagaacggCTTATGCTGTCAAATTTATGTTCTTGTAAGGGGTAGAAAACTATCATTATCATTCAACAGATTTCTCTCCATCAAATTAAATCCACTTTTGGAAGCCATATTATATCCTTAGAGTTCCAACCAGAACTTAACAATACTGTTCTCCAATTAAAGCCATTcccctctttcttttctgattATAtctaacatattaaaataattaaagtttacttatattttgccttttcttttccaaggTGAACCTTCTCTGTGTTCGTTTCATACCTATCCTTTCagttctattattttcttttccctctTTTCCATCAttcaatcttttcttttttcccttccCAATCATTCtatctatatttcttttcactgACCAATCAAATGCTTCTAAAGTTTGGATCATATAGAGACAGAATTGCAGCGAAAATAGACTATATActtgtgattttttatttagatatgGATTAACTTCATTTAGttctttttcatataattagaACCCTTGCATGGAAGTACTAATTCATATATgagaaacaaaattttaactttaatttaatttatgttcagtgctattttagtttcttaaAACAAATTGTATTGATCaagattataataaatacagatacaacataaaataacaccatttcaataaattctaaaataaaattctttaaaagaGTTGTTcgtaaataataaagtaaattaaaatttaacattaGAAGAATTATACCATTTGGATTGCATAAAAGATTGACTAAATTgaattaaacattaaaaaattctacACTTTgaattatcaatattaagtGTCACTATTTTGTAATTTCCGTTAAACAATCTAACACTACTTacatactaaataaataaatgcacATACATTTACCTGTGTCACTAgtttaatcatattaaatagacatttTTCTTCTATCAAATGAGCAtggttaaatatgttacaaCTACACCCTTGATTCTCAGACAAGACATTATTGCAGACATATAGACATAGTACATAATCAGATACCAGAGTTCCTCATTAGTGAATTTGGGCACAActactaactattaactaacCATCTCTCCGTTGGGCACAAATGCACATACTttccccttcttcttcttgctcTATATAAACACCTTTCCATATGCAACTTCCATACTCACTCAAACATAAACCTACTGCCCgagaaaagcaaagaaaataagagaaaactaTATATCTTAAAGCTTGGGCAACAAAGCCTTACATCATGGCTACTATTACTGTTGAGTTCATTAGTTGTCTTGTGTTATGCGTGGTCGTTGCTATGCCTATGACCACCCAAGCCATAACATGTGATCAAGTCGTTGGCGGCCTGACCCCCTGCATTGGCTACCTAATGAGCGGAGGAGAAGTATCAGCAGCATGCTGCAATGGGGTTAGGGGTCTCAATAGCGCTGCTAAAACTACGGCTGACCGCCAACAGATTTGCCAGTGCTTCAAATCTCTAGGTGCCGGAGGTATGACTAATGGTTATGCGTCCAGTCTTCCTGGAAAATGTAACGTTAACGTTACTTTCAAGATCGGCCCGTCCACTGACTGCAATAggtatacatatttatatctaACTAGCTACCTAGCTAGCTATATATACTCTCGAGCTTCTTTCTTGATctatattttccttttgaaatctttttagctatacttttttaaatccttttaactaattatagTCTTTCTTGTGCTGCAGCATTAAGTGAGGTGAagtgaatatatataataaagggTACTTATGTAGCGTGAAAAGAATAAGAAGGATGGCATCGATCTCCATTGCAGCGAGTCTCCTTCCTGTAgttggttttttctttttcttttcttaaataaaatgcGAAAGATCTCTTAGGACGGTGCACCTGAATATCCCTGCTAGCTAGGCAGGCACGAACTCTCCTGTACTTGGTTAATTTCTATAGTTTCTACTACTCCTTGTCCTTGTATGCCACTTATCTATATAAGTTGATAATTACAAGAGATCTTCTGTAAGCTAATTATGCTCCGTGTTTGGACTtgcttgaaaaaaaaaaaaaaataattaggtgTGGCTTAGACACCACCTTAAGTttgatttgaaaaatgaaaacatcTAATTTTGAtctcaaaaagagaaaaaagaaaagaaaaggcagtATATTACAAAGAGAGAGCACTTTTCTTGTATGCATGGAACTTAACAGTACTGCATGAAACGAATTCCAGCTCTACGCACAAACAATGACAATCGTTgtggaaaagaaatatataatgtaTTAGAATAACtctagtatttttatatttggatAATAGAAAATGATATGTTCATAACTGGGAGAGCGTAATATCTAgagcagaaaaaaaaaattaaaatatttaccaaGTGCCCCTGCAAGTTTAGTTTCCTAGACCCTTTACTTTttgggaaaaataaaaaaattcttaggTGTATATCTTAACTTGACTAAGGTCAcatttatgttaattttggGATCaataataactatttttaattgtttcacAACCACATGAAAAGATGAGTAAGAAAATgcataaaagtatttttcaatcttttatgtttaaattcaTGTGGTGATATAtgtctaatattttttatatatacagaacagtatatatgtttttattgattttttatattttttaataattttgtggtcttgaattgtttgatatat
Coding sequences within:
- the LOC8281236 gene encoding non-specific lipid-transfer protein 1, producing the protein MATITVEFISCLVLCVVVAMPMTTQAITCDQVVGGLTPCIGYLMSGGEVSAACCNGVRGLNSAAKTTADRQQICQCFKSLGAGGMTNGYASSLPGKCNVNVTFKIGPSTDCNSIK